tgcGGTGAATGTGGGAAAGTGTTTAACAAGAAACACCTTCTTGCTGGACATGAAAAGATTCACTCTGGAGTGAAGCCCTACGAATGCACAGAGTGTGGGAAAACATTCATTAAGAGCACACACCTCCTTCAGCACCACATGATCCATACAGGGGAGAGGCCCTATGAGTGCCTggaatgtgggaaggccttcaaCCGGAAGTCGTACCTTACCCAGCACCAGCGGATTCACAGTGGAGAGAAGCCCTATAAGTGCACTGAATGTGGAAAGGCCTTCACCCATCGCTCCAATTTTGTGTTGCATAAGAGGAGGCACACTGGAGAAAAATCCTTTGTCTGCAAAGAATGTGGGCAAGTATTTCGACACAGGCCAGGATTTCTTCGGCATCACATTATCCACAGTGGTGAGAATCCCTATGAGTGCTTCGAGTGTGGCAAGGTCTTCAAACACAGGTCATACCTCATGTGGCACCAGCAGACTcacacaggggagaagccctatgagtgcagtgagtgtgggaaggCTTTCTGTGAGAGTGCAGCCCTCATTCACCACTATGTCATCCATACTGGGGAGAAGCCCTTTGAGTGCCTggaatgtgggaaggccttcaaCCACAGGTCATACCTCAAGAGGCACCAGCGgatccacactggagagaagccctttGTGTGCATGGAATGTGGTAGGGCCTTCACCCACTGCTCCACTTTTATCTTGCATAAGAGGGCCCACTCTGGAGAGAAACCTTTTGAGTGtaaagaatgtgggaaagccttcagcacCAGGAAAGACCTTATACGACACTTCAGcatccacactggagagaagccctatgagtgCAGTGAGTGTGGAAAGGCCTTTAACCGCAGGTCAGGCCTCACGCGGCACCAGCGGATTCACagtggagagaagccctatgagtgCATGGAGTGTGGGAAATCCTTCTGCTGGAGTACTAACCTCATTCGACATGCCATcatccacactggagagaagccctacaagtgcagtgaatgtggaaagGCCTTTAGTCGTAGCTCATCCCTTAGTCAGCATCAAAGGATGCATTCTGGCAGAAACCCTGTCAGTGTAACAGAAGTGGGAAGACCCTTCACAAGCGGGCAGACTTCACTCTCTCTCCGAGAACTCCTGTTAGGGAAAGATTTTTTGAATGTAAACACTGAGAGAAATCTTTTGCCAGAGAAAACATCTACCACAGTATCTGATAGTACATACCAAAGAGAAACCCCACAAGAATCTTCGCTGTGAGAAAACCTTGTTGTTCATCATCACTTGCCACAGGAAGACGCATTTTAGAAACTGACACAGCCTAGAGCCTTATTCTGCATCTGAGAATTCACCTATAAGGGATGATCAGCCTTACTGTGCACCAAGGAAAACCTCCCCCTCCAGTTTTTTACTTAGTTTGCAGTGTGGTGTATctcaggaatttttattttattttactttattttattttttaagaaataagagacttagaaaagaaaatgcaatgagACTTCTCTGTTAAGCCTGTAGCACTTTGTCATGGATTACCTAGTTTACTTGGGGCAAGAATAATGTTGTTTTAGGGGCAGAGGGCCTTGAtcctttatgtattttgtataCATTCATAGCTATCCAATGTTAAGAGAGTTAAACAGTTGAGGGTGGGTATTTAAGATGATAAGGATACATGTATAAATGGGCATATTTTATTGTTACCAGTTAAGACTATTAAggctttgacttttaaaaaaaaaccatttctctttgtagttttaaaaCCTAAAACTTTCTTAatcccaatttatttttttatttctgtagctaGAGTGGAAATCTTAACATTGAGTAAAGTGATTCCTCTCTTATTTAAAATTGACTTAGCTTTCCTaattcctttaacttttcatataaatcTTAAGATCATCTATTCTTACAAAAAAATTCTTactctcattttatagaaatttatttaCACTGTAGGTCAGTTTGAGAATTGGCATCATGAACAAGTACATGATATGACTACATTTATTTAAGTCATCCTCGACTTTTTTgttagcattttataattttcaatatcTAAGTTCTGAAAATTTTTGTTAGGATATTTAGGCTTTTGTTTTTGAGTGATAGTGgcattgattttaaatttttattttccacatccTCTTTGGTAGTACACAGAAGTGTAATTGTTTTTGGGGTGTTTtggtatcctgcaaccttgctgaactcaCTCATTATTAGCCAGTTCTTTGGATAGAACCTTTGGGATATTCTACCTAGAAATGTCAGCagcaaatacagttttatttcttcctttccaatttatatacctattttttccttttcttgtcttattgcactaGCTAGGCCTTCCAGTGTGAAGTTGAATAGTAGTATAGTAAGAAGGGACATTCTTCACTGGTTCCTGGTACTAGGGGGGAACATTCAGTTATTCATCATTAAGTATGATAATAGTTGCAAGTTGTTAGTTTTCTTACCGGGTCTAGAAAGGTTCCCTCTATTCTTAATTTACTGAGATTGTTTTGTTATTATGAATAAGTATTGGATTCTATCAAATGCTTTATCTTCATCAGTTGATTGATGATCTGATTGTTTTCTCTACCCTATTGATATTACAGTATTGCAATGAATTTTGaatattgaaccagccttgcattctTGCAATAAATCTCACTTGGTTGTGgagtataattctttttttatagcaCATTAATATACCATATTAAAGCATTCCATTTGATTGtattttgttgaagttttctTCTAATTTCTTGACTAATGatagtagttttattatttttttttaacttattgtcTGGTTTTGGTAAGTATGGAAGTATTGGGAATATATATTTCACACTGGATATTGGATAGTTTGTCCTTCCAACAAATTGTTACATTTCatctaaattttctattttgtttgtagccctatttgaagtaatttttttttttttaagatttacttattttcagagagaggggaggaagaaagaaaggaaaacaaacagatgTACGAGAGTCACATCTGTCAGTTACCTCTTATacatccccaaccagggacctgtcccacaactgaggcatgtgccctgacagggaatcaaaccagtggcctttcactttgcaggacagtgcccaacccactcAGCCACGCTGATCAGGGCTGAAGTAATCTTTTATTATCTCTTTAATGGCCGGAGGATCTGTACTTACATCTCACTTTATTCCTCATTTTGGAAATGTGTCATCTTAgacatttatcaattttattggtcATGTGAAGAATGAGAACTTTATAGCATTGGTTTTTCCCtattattctgtttttaatttcactagttttatgatctttattatattctttattttgctttagttGTATTTTGCTATTAGTATTTTTTGAGGTGGGTGTTGAGATTATTGATTTGAAACGTTTTTCTTTCCTAATGTAAGCATTAAGTATTGTGttccttgaacaatgtggggctCAAGGGCATCaactctcccctcttccccctacACAGTTGAAAATCAGCATATAACTTAGCCCTCCACATACACCAATTCCCAATTGCAGATCGAAAATCTGTACAGTTGGCTCTTGAACAAGGTAGATACTACATGCGAGCGGACCCATACATTCCAAACAGGCATTGTTCAGGAGTTACCTGTACTAGAAATTTCCTTCAAAGCACTGTTCTAGCTTTGTTCCATAAGGTTTCATACGTTTATTACAACTTACTCAGttctaaatatttcttgattCCTTTACTAGAGACTTCTCTGTGatccatggattatttagaagtacAATGTTTTATTTCCCAGTGTCGGGGGAATTTCATGCTATGTTTTTGCTTCTGATTTCTAGTTTGTTTCCCATTTGGCCTCACTGTTTAAATTagttcagggtttttttgtttgtttgttttttatgaccCAGGATATGGCTTGCCTTCTTGAATGTTCTGTATGGTGCTTGAAAAGAATATTTGTTCGGCAGACATTGGATGGGGTTTCCATAAATGCCTGCCCAATCCTGTTGGAAGTATCATTCAGATTTTCAATATCCTTGCTgattgttttttttggggggtgggggtctaGTATTTCTGTCAGTCACTGAAAGAGGGGTATTGAAGTCCTGCAGTATAATTGTGGAATTGTCTTTCCTCCTTTAAGTTCTATCAGTTTTAACTTCATGTATTTCAAAGTTCTGTTGTTCAGTACATACACATTCAAGATCACTATGTCATCTTGGTGTGATGACCCTCTTACCATTATGTAATAATTCATTTTACTTCTGTTCGTTTCCTTGCCTTTGAAGCATGCTTTATCTGTTATTAATATAGACAGGTCTGTATATTTTGATAAATGCTTgcatggtatatatatatattttttttttaagattttatttttagagagaggggaagggaaggagaaagggagagaaacaatatgtggttgcctcttgcatgccccctactggggacctgg
The sequence above is drawn from the Desmodus rotundus isolate HL8 chromosome 12, HLdesRot8A.1, whole genome shotgun sequence genome and encodes:
- the LOC112313470 gene encoding zinc finger protein 264 isoform X2; amino-acid sequence: MAASPTRQVSVTFSDVAVTFTQEEWGQLDSVQRTLYQEVMVEICRLLVSLGCPVPSPELVHQLEHGQELWMVKKDLSQSACPGDKIKLRTTEPTTCEPALPERFSPQEQVTQKVAGDSQVGQTNDWDGPSELSMQEEYLRAGIGLPMEKLPGSPEHGGLGAASGVHSGNAREPVPSGAALLDHDSHEFDKHPMVQEEENIFKCGECGKVFNKKHLLAGHEKIHSGVKPYECTECGKTFIKSTHLLQHHMIHTGERPYECLECGKAFNRKSYLTQHQRIHSGEKPYKCTECGKAFTHRSNFVLHKRRHTGEKSFVCKECGQVFRHRPGFLRHHIIHSGENPYECFECGKVFKHRSYLMWHQQTHTGEKPYECSECGKAFCESAALIHHYVIHTGEKPFECLECGKAFNHRSYLKRHQRIHTGEKPFVCMECGRAFTHCSTFILHKRAHSGEKPFECKECGKAFSTRKDLIRHFSIHTGEKPYECSECGKAFNRRSGLTRHQRIHSGEKPYECMECGKSFCWSTNLIRHAIIHTGEKPYKCSECGKAFSRSSSLSQHQRMHSGRNPVSVTEVGRPFTSGQTSLSLRELLLGKDFLNVNTERNLLPEKTSTTVSDSTYQRETPQESSL
- the LOC112313470 gene encoding zinc finger protein 264 isoform X1, whose protein sequence is MAASPTRQVQVSVTFSDVAVTFTQEEWGQLDSVQRTLYQEVMVEICRLLVSLGCPVPSPELVHQLEHGQELWMVKKDLSQSACPGDKIKLRTTEPTTCEPALPERFSPQEQVTQKVAGDSQVGQTNDWDGPSELSMQEEYLRAGIGLPMEKLPGSPEHGGLGAASGVHSGNAREPVPSGAALLDHDSHEFDKHPMVQEEENIFKCGECGKVFNKKHLLAGHEKIHSGVKPYECTECGKTFIKSTHLLQHHMIHTGERPYECLECGKAFNRKSYLTQHQRIHSGEKPYKCTECGKAFTHRSNFVLHKRRHTGEKSFVCKECGQVFRHRPGFLRHHIIHSGENPYECFECGKVFKHRSYLMWHQQTHTGEKPYECSECGKAFCESAALIHHYVIHTGEKPFECLECGKAFNHRSYLKRHQRIHTGEKPFVCMECGRAFTHCSTFILHKRAHSGEKPFECKECGKAFSTRKDLIRHFSIHTGEKPYECSECGKAFNRRSGLTRHQRIHSGEKPYECMECGKSFCWSTNLIRHAIIHTGEKPYKCSECGKAFSRSSSLSQHQRMHSGRNPVSVTEVGRPFTSGQTSLSLRELLLGKDFLNVNTERNLLPEKTSTTVSDSTYQRETPQESSL